One genomic region from Mesorhizobium terrae encodes:
- a CDS encoding methionine ABC transporter ATP-binding protein, which produces MNQHVLAEIPDPAELSDDDVRPAQPAPAAGEEVVRLVDLKRRFGETPALEGVSLTVRKGEILGIIGRSGAGKSTLIRCLNGLERPDSGEVHVEGREISRLSEGELQPLRRRIGMIFQHFNLLSAKTVEDNVALPLKIEGRPKAERRARAAELLELVGLSAKAKAYPSSLSGGQKQRVGIARALAAGPALLLSDEATSALDPETTRSILALLKDINQRFGLTILLITHEMEVIRSIADRVAVIDAGRIVEEGPVWSVFSDPQSEITQSLLGGIRPQLPAAIAERLSPVPGREAILRVDVAGDAARRPLLAELGAAVPGRFRLIHGGIDHVQGEPIGSLFLGIAAKDGQVAKSLDFLTARGARAKVLGYV; this is translated from the coding sequence GTGAACCAGCACGTCCTGGCGGAAATACCCGATCCGGCTGAGCTGTCGGACGACGACGTCCGGCCGGCCCAGCCCGCCCCTGCAGCCGGCGAAGAGGTCGTGCGCCTGGTCGACCTCAAGCGCCGCTTCGGCGAGACGCCGGCGCTGGAAGGCGTTTCGCTGACCGTGCGCAAGGGCGAAATCCTCGGCATCATCGGCCGCAGCGGCGCCGGCAAGTCGACGCTGATCCGCTGCCTCAACGGGCTGGAGCGGCCGGATTCCGGCGAGGTCCATGTCGAGGGCCGCGAGATCAGCCGCCTCTCCGAGGGCGAACTGCAGCCGCTCAGGCGGCGCATCGGCATGATCTTCCAGCATTTCAACCTCCTGTCGGCCAAGACAGTGGAAGACAATGTCGCCCTGCCGCTGAAGATCGAGGGCCGGCCGAAAGCGGAGCGCCGGGCGCGCGCTGCAGAACTGCTCGAGCTCGTCGGCCTTTCCGCCAAGGCCAAAGCCTATCCTTCGTCACTGTCGGGCGGCCAGAAACAGCGCGTCGGCATTGCCCGAGCGCTCGCTGCCGGGCCGGCGCTGCTGTTGTCGGACGAGGCCACCTCGGCGCTTGACCCCGAGACGACGCGCTCCATCCTGGCCCTGCTCAAGGACATCAACCAGCGCTTCGGCCTGACCATCCTGCTGATCACCCACGAGATGGAAGTGATCCGCTCCATCGCCGACCGCGTCGCGGTGATCGACGCCGGTCGCATTGTCGAGGAAGGGCCGGTCTGGTCGGTCTTTTCCGATCCGCAATCCGAGATCACCCAGAGCCTGCTTGGCGGCATCCGCCCGCAGCTTCCCGCCGCGATCGCCGAAAGGCTTTCGCCCGTTCCCGGCAGGGAGGCGATCCTGCGCGTCGACGTAGCCGGCGATGCCGCGCGGCGTCCGCTGCTGGCCGAGCTAGGTGCGGCCGTTCCCGGCCGCTTCCGCCTCATCCATGGCGGCATCGACCATGTCCAGGGCGAGCCCATCGGCAGCCTGTTCCTCGGCATTGCCGCCAAAGACGGCCAGGTCGCCAAATCACTCGATTTCCTGACCGCCCGGGGCGCCCGGGCAAAGGTGCTCGGTTATGTCTGA
- a CDS encoding methionine ABC transporter permease — MSEIMFQLLLRSLWETIVMTAASGLISLVAGLPLGLALIATERGGIAENLALNRVLGAIINGFRSVPFIILLVALIPVTRLIVGTSIGTWAAIVPLSIAATPYYARIAEVSLREVDRGLIEAARAMGGNRWTIIREVLVPEALPGIVAGFTVTLVTLVGASAMAGAIGAGGLGDLAIRYGYQRFETSVMIAVVAVLIVLVCGIQWLGDRLVARLDHRG; from the coding sequence ATGTCTGAAATCATGTTTCAGCTTCTGCTGCGCTCGCTTTGGGAGACGATTGTGATGACGGCCGCCTCCGGCCTCATCTCGCTCGTCGCCGGCCTGCCGCTCGGATTGGCGCTGATCGCCACCGAGCGCGGCGGCATCGCCGAGAACCTTGCCCTGAACCGCGTTCTCGGTGCCATCATCAACGGCTTCCGTTCGGTACCGTTCATCATCCTGCTGGTCGCGCTGATCCCGGTGACGCGGCTGATCGTCGGCACCTCGATCGGCACATGGGCGGCGATCGTGCCGCTGTCGATCGCGGCGACGCCCTATTATGCCCGCATCGCTGAAGTGTCGCTGCGTGAGGTCGACCGCGGTCTGATCGAGGCGGCGCGCGCCATGGGCGGCAACCGCTGGACCATCATCCGCGAAGTGCTGGTGCCAGAGGCCCTGCCCGGTATCGTCGCCGGCTTCACGGTGACGCTGGTGACGCTGGTCGGCGCATCCGCCATGGCAGGCGCCATCGGTGCCGGCGGGCTCGGCGACCTTGCCATCCGCTATGGCTACCAGCGCTTCGAGACCAGCGTCATGATCGCGGTGGTAGCGGTGCTGATCGTGCTGGTCTGCGGCATTCAGTGGCTGGGCG